The window CTGGCCTATGTTATTCAGGCCCGTATGGAAGAGATTATCGAGCACGTGTATTACGAGATCAAATCTTCTGGTTATGAGAAAAAACTGATCGGTGGTATTGTAATTACTGGTGGTGGTGCTTTGCTGAAACACTTATCGCAAGCTGTAGAATATGTAACCGGTTTAGATTGCCGCATTGGTTATCCTAATGAGCACTTATCTAAATACGAAGATATGCCTAAAGCCATCTATGATGACTTAAAGAGCCCGATGTATGCAACCAGTGTTGGTTTGTTAATTAAAGGAATTCAGAAAGCTGAAGAACTGATTGAAGAAATGAAACAACCTGGAGTTTTTGTTGAGAAACCAAAAGCAGCTAAGGAAAAAGAAAAACGCGGACCAGGTTTATTCGATAAATTATTGGCAAAAACAAGAACTTTCATTCAGGATGATATGAATGTGAGCGATGAAGATTACTTGAAAAGCTAATTATTTTTCAACAAAGAAAGAGTTTTCCACATTCTTAACACTTGTGGAAAACGTCTGTTGAAAAAGTGTTAATATTACATTGAGTAATGAACAGAATTTAAAAATTTTTAAACAACTGATTCATAAAGATATGCAGTTCGAAATGTTAAAAGATAAGTCTTCAATCATCAAGGTAATTGGTGTTGGGGGCGGTGGCGGCAACGCGGTGAACCATATGTACCTGTCGGGTATTACTGGTGTGGATTTTATTATTTGTAATACAGATGCCCAGGCTTTGGAATCTAGCCCTATACCTAACAAGGTACAATTAGGTGCAAGTTTAACCGAAGGAATGGGTGCTGGTTCTATTCCCGAGGTTGGTAAAAACTCGGCAATAGAAAATATAGATGATATTAAGGCAATGTTGGGTAGTACCACTAAAATGCTTTTTATTACGGCAGGAATGGGTGGTGGTACCGGAACAGGTGCATCGCCAATTATCGCAAAAGCTGCAAAAGAACTTGACATTTTAACCGTGGCCATTATTACAACGCCTTTTTCTTTCGAAGGGAAAAGACGTAGGTTACAGGCCGACGAAGGGATGGAAGAACTGAAGAAATACGTAGATTCTTATCTTGTAATTTCTAACGACCGCCTACGTGAGATTTTCGGAAACTTAACCTTGGGCTCAGCTTTCGGTCAGGCCGATGATATCTTAACCACCGCCGCCAAAGGTATTGCCGAAATCATTACAGTACCAGGTTATATCAACGTCGATTTTAAAGATGTGCGTACCGTAATGAAAGATAGCGGTGTAGCCATTATGGGTAGCTTTGCTGCCGAAGGCGAAGATCGTGCATTACAAGCGGTTGAAGGTGCTTTAGCTTCTCCATTATTAAAAGACAATGAAATTGAAGGTGCCCGTTATATTTTATTGAATATCAGTTCTGGCCTGCGTGAGGTAACCATGGATGAAGTTTCGATTATTACCGATTACATTCAGGAAAAAGCAGGTTTATCTGCCGATTTAATCTGGGGTAACTGTACCGACGAATCTTTGAGCGATAAACTTTCAGTTACCATTATTGCTACAGGTTTCCAAACTTCAGAAGAACGCGTACACGAAGAAAAAAATAAAAAGAAAATATCACTTTTAACACCAGAAGAAGCTCCGCTAGTTCGTCCCGTTGAACCAGTAAATTCTTTTATTCAGCCTAAAGCAGCTCCATCATATGAGCCGGTTTTAAAAGCTAAAGAAGAGATTTCGCAAGTAGATCTGTTTGGTGGTATGTTTAATAAAGCTGAAACTCAGAAAGTTCAGGAACCAGAAAACAATGTGGTTCGTCATACTTTGATTGAAGAAGAGCCACATGCCGTTGAGGAGACTCAGGAAACAGGCTTTGAATTTGAAGTGAAGTTGGCAGAAACCAATTTTGTTTTCGAAACACCAGTTGCTGAAGTTGCTCAAATGCATGCGCCTGAACCAGAACCAGAAATGCCGGTTATTGGTTTAGATGATGATAAGAACGACGAATCAATGGAAGAGCAATTGAAAAAATCGAAAGAACGTATTTTACGTTTAAAAGATTTGAGTATGAAATTGCGTACTACAAATGGTTTGCAAGAACTGGAAAACGAACCTGCTTACAAGCGTAAACAAATGCAGTTACAGCAAGTTCAGCATTCATCAGAATCGCAGGTTAGCCGTTTTACGCTAAGCAACGATCAGGATGGAGGTACAGAAATCAGACCTAACAATTCTTTTCTGCACGACAACGTTGACTAAATCGACCCAAATAATACCTTTAAAAGCCCGAAATAAAAACCGGGGCTTTTTTGGCATAAAATTAGCATAGTGAAAATGTTAATTGACAGCCAAAGGATGAATATGGTTGATTTTAAGATGAATAAAGCTTAAATTCGCAAAATTTTTATAATAAAAAACAGATAATACATTGGATATATTTGATAAAATAGCAAAACACATGGGGCCGCTAGGTCAACACCAAAAATGGTCTCATGGGTATTTCTCATTTCCAAAATTAGAGGGAGAAATTGCACCACACATGCAGTTCCGTGGAAAAGAGCACTTGGTTTGGAGTTTAAATAACTATTTAGGTTTAGCCAATCACCCCGAAGTTAGAAAAGCAGATGAAGAAGCTGCTGCAAAATTTGGTATGGCTTACCCAATGGGTGCCCGTATGATGAGCGGTAACTCAAACTATCATGAGCAGTTAGAGCAGGAACTTGCAGAATTTGTTGGTAAGCCCGATGCATTTTTATTAAACTATGGTTACCAGGGAATGGTATCTATTATCGATACTTTAGTAGATAGAAATGATGTTGTAGTGTACGATGCCGAATCGCATGCTTGTATTGTAGATGGTTTGCGTTTGCACATGGGTAAACGTTTTGTTTACAAACACAACGATATAGAAAGTGCCCGTAAACAATTAGAACGTGCTACCAAATTGGTTGAAGAAACTGGTGGTGGAATTTTGTTAATTACCGAAGGTGTTTTCGGAATGAGCGGTGCACAGGGTAAATTAAAAGAAATTGTAGATCTTAAAAAAGATTTCAACTTCCGTATCCTGGTTGATGATGCACATGGTTTTGGTACCATGGGTAAAACTGGTGCAGGTACACATGAAGCACAGGATTGTATAGAAGGTATTGATGTATACTTTGGTACTTTCGCTAAATCGATGGCTGGTATTGGCGCTTTTGTAGCTTCTACTGAGCAAATTACCAATTTCTTGAGGTATAACATGCGTTCTCAGACTTTTGCTAAAGCATTACCAATGCCAATGGTTATCGGTTTGTTAAAACGCTTAGAACTGTTAAAAAGCAAGCCAGAATTAAAAGATAAACTTTGGGAAATAGCCATGACCCTGCAAAAAGGCCTGCGCGAACGTGGTTTTGATTTAGGTGTAACCGATTCAGTCGTAACTCCGGTATTCTTAAAAGGAGAACTAACAGATGCTACTGCAATTACATACGATTTGCGCGAAAATTATAGCATTTTCTGTTCTATCGTGGTATATCCGGTAATCCCTAAAGGAATGATCGAACTGCGCTTAATTCCTACAGCGGTACATACTTTAGAAGATGTTCAGCGTACTTTAGATGCATTTAGCGAAGTAGCCCAGAAATTAGAAAGTGGTTATTATAAAGAAAACCAGTTTGCTACTGCTTAAGTAGGAAATAAATATAAAAAAGCCGGTTATTGATAAAATAACCGGCTTCTTGCATTTTAAACTTCTCTAAGACTTAATAAAATCTAAAATATCTTTATTGATGGTTTCTGCTTCGGTAGTTGGCATGCCATGTGGAAAACCCGGGTAGGCAATCAGTTTTCCGTTTTGCAATAGTGCCGCTGCTTTTGGTGCCTGATGAAAAGGAACAATCTGGTCGTCTTCGCCATGTAGTACCAATACGGGTACTTTTATGCTTTTAAGGTCTTCAGTTAAATCGGTTTCAGAAAAGGCTTTAATACCTTCATAATGCGCTTTAACCGAGCCCATCATACCCTGCCGCCACCAGTTGTTTTTAACGCCGGCACTTGATTTTGAGCCTTCACGGTTGTAACCGTAAAATGCATCTGTAAAATCATGATAATATTGTGCCCTGTTAAAACCTGTTCCCTGACGTATTTCGTCAAAAATTGCTAAAGGTACTCCTTCAGGGTTGTTCTCGCTCTGGATCATAACGGGTGTAATGGCACTAATCAATACTGCCTTTGCAACCCGGTCGCCATTTTTGGCTACATATCTGGCTACTTCGCCACCACCCGTAGAGTGGCCGATATGTATCGCATCTTTTAAATCTAACGCGGCAGTTAATTCGGCAACATCAGCAGCATAGGTTTCTATGTTATGCCCTTCCGAAGCCTGGCCAGATCGGCCATGTCCGCGACGGTCATGAGCAATTACACGGTAGCCCTGGTTAGCAAAGAACATCATTTGTGTATCCCAGTCATCTCCAGATAACGGCCATCCGTGATGAAATACGATAGGTTGTCCCGAACCCCAATCCTTATAATAGATTTCGGTTCCGTCTTTTACTTTAATTGTACTCATAGCTTTAAGAATTTTATGAATGTTTGTAGGCGGTAATTGCAATTTACGTTACATTCTTTAATTAATTGTTAACCATTTGTTTATTTGTTAGCTGGTTCATTTGTTTATTGGTCATTCGTTCAATGGTTCTTTGATTATTATTCGCGGATTCCAGGTTATTGGTCATTGTTTATTGAATCATGGGCTATTTATTAACTGCCTTTTCAATTTTGGACAATTTTGTAGTTTAATTTTTAGTTTGCCAGACAGATCATTCGTGCTGTATATGTATAAATAAAATTACATGGAGGCACACAAAGCCTTTTTTAAGGGCTGTATTTGTGTTTTGGTTTGTATTTTGTTGATAAACAGTTGTTTGTTTATTTTTTTTAATATTATATATGTTCATAATTACTGTTAATGTGGAAAAAAAAGGCCTTTAGAGGCTGTTTTTTATCATAGCAAAAATTTTTTTATTACACTAAACCGTTTAAATTAGAGTTAGATAATTAAAAATCAAACCTTTAAAATTATAGGAGCCATAAAAAATGAAAAAATTTGAAGAAGTAAAAAGTTTAGTTGCAGCTTTAGAAGCTGACGCAGACAAGTTTTATAACAAAGGCAACAGCGCCGCCGGAACCCGCATACGTAAAGGTATGCAAGATCTTAAAAACTTAGCTCAGGCCATTCGTTTAGAAGTACAGGATACCAAAAACAAAGCTTAAGCCATCAAAAATATTTAAACAAAGGCCTCTTGAAATTTTCAGGGGCCTTTGTTGTTTATGTGCTTTTATCTGGTTACAAATATGCTTCTCCTTTGTAAAAATAATAAGACGATTTGTTAAGCTTTATGCTATTCTGCTAATAAGTCTTATTTGTTTTCTATTTTTGTCACCACTATAATTTCTTTACAAGTCGTAACATTTATCGCGTAAAGACTTGGCCGCTCCCCTTTTTTTGCCGTGAATACCGGGTAGTTATTTAAGAAATTACTCCTCTGGTTATTAAATAACCTCCTGAGGTAGAAATCTAATCAATATTGTTTGTTGTGAGTAATCAGGCTGAGGATGGATAAGCATGAGTAATTTAGGATATAAGATGCCGGGATATTTAAAATACAATTGTTCTAATAAGGAAGATATTAATCGCGTGCTGAAGATCATGTCGAGTGTGTATCCCGTTAGTAAAGAGTTGGTTAAAGAATTTGAAATACATGTTCAGGCGCTAAGTATCAAAAAAGATCAGATCCTTTTTAACGAAAATGAAGTATGCGAGTACATCTATTTTATCAAAAAAGGGGCATTGATGGGCTGTACTACCCACAAACGACAGCAGATTACAACTTATATATCCATAGAGAATGAGTTTGT is drawn from Pedobacter sp. HDW13 and contains these coding sequences:
- the ftsZ gene encoding cell division protein FtsZ; protein product: MQFEMLKDKSSIIKVIGVGGGGGNAVNHMYLSGITGVDFIICNTDAQALESSPIPNKVQLGASLTEGMGAGSIPEVGKNSAIENIDDIKAMLGSTTKMLFITAGMGGGTGTGASPIIAKAAKELDILTVAIITTPFSFEGKRRRLQADEGMEELKKYVDSYLVISNDRLREIFGNLTLGSAFGQADDILTTAAKGIAEIITVPGYINVDFKDVRTVMKDSGVAIMGSFAAEGEDRALQAVEGALASPLLKDNEIEGARYILLNISSGLREVTMDEVSIITDYIQEKAGLSADLIWGNCTDESLSDKLSVTIIATGFQTSEERVHEEKNKKKISLLTPEEAPLVRPVEPVNSFIQPKAAPSYEPVLKAKEEISQVDLFGGMFNKAETQKVQEPENNVVRHTLIEEEPHAVEETQETGFEFEVKLAETNFVFETPVAEVAQMHAPEPEPEMPVIGLDDDKNDESMEEQLKKSKERILRLKDLSMKLRTTNGLQELENEPAYKRKQMQLQQVQHSSESQVSRFTLSNDQDGGTEIRPNNSFLHDNVD
- a CDS encoding aminotransferase class I/II-fold pyridoxal phosphate-dependent enzyme, whose product is MDIFDKIAKHMGPLGQHQKWSHGYFSFPKLEGEIAPHMQFRGKEHLVWSLNNYLGLANHPEVRKADEEAAAKFGMAYPMGARMMSGNSNYHEQLEQELAEFVGKPDAFLLNYGYQGMVSIIDTLVDRNDVVVYDAESHACIVDGLRLHMGKRFVYKHNDIESARKQLERATKLVEETGGGILLITEGVFGMSGAQGKLKEIVDLKKDFNFRILVDDAHGFGTMGKTGAGTHEAQDCIEGIDVYFGTFAKSMAGIGAFVASTEQITNFLRYNMRSQTFAKALPMPMVIGLLKRLELLKSKPELKDKLWEIAMTLQKGLRERGFDLGVTDSVVTPVFLKGELTDATAITYDLRENYSIFCSIVVYPVIPKGMIELRLIPTAVHTLEDVQRTLDAFSEVAQKLESGYYKENQFATA
- a CDS encoding alpha/beta fold hydrolase: MSTIKVKDGTEIYYKDWGSGQPIVFHHGWPLSGDDWDTQMMFFANQGYRVIAHDRRGHGRSGQASEGHNIETYAADVAELTAALDLKDAIHIGHSTGGGEVARYVAKNGDRVAKAVLISAITPVMIQSENNPEGVPLAIFDEIRQGTGFNRAQYYHDFTDAFYGYNREGSKSSAGVKNNWWRQGMMGSVKAHYEGIKAFSETDLTEDLKSIKVPVLVLHGEDDQIVPFHQAPKAAALLQNGKLIAYPGFPHGMPTTEAETINKDILDFIKS